In the Topomyia yanbarensis strain Yona2022 chromosome 3, ASM3024719v1, whole genome shotgun sequence genome, one interval contains:
- the LOC131692451 gene encoding kelch repeat and BTB domain-containing protein 2-like, whose translation MSENRIASEQTQYWDRIDFEEKPNHLELIEKRLNEFKHTDIRIRIGETLFDCHTLLLQCFSEVFDELGNIPEVELPEEKVTQEAFQLIYDWLLSQKPVVQREHFVEVFVAAEYLRIPALINQCWTCVDDTEALMEDRAFRLYTEAIPFQHTVLQNMMLRRICKFFLTLVASDEFLHLPIEDLTILLNSNYIGVFSEADVLYAAAVWLIGEWESRSKYVSVVMKLVRFPLMSQSLLSNLIKCEEDERIHGILQHDATKNLAIQALTDLCQLTSEPRSGSSSLGFHIVRKPVQRIWLRDPTVLMQGDEPIGRRSQRQECTFGEFMKRSDHLVSNPDSWLSWEIIELDDDCKVPSSNVAFHEGNSNTE comes from the exons ATGTCTGAGAATAGAATAGCTTCCGAACAAACCCAGTACTGGGATAGAATCGATTTCGAAGAAAAACCGAACCATTTGGAGCTCATTGAAAAACGACTGAACGAATTCAAGCACACAGATATTCGAATCCGTATCGGCGAGACTTTATTCGACTGTCACACGTTGCTGCTGCAGTGTTTTTCGGAAGTTTTCGATGAGCTGGGCAACATACCGGAGGTGGAGCTACCAGAGGAGAAGGTAACTCAGGAGGCGTTCCAGCTCATCTACGATTGGCTGTTATCGCAGAAACCAGTTGTGCAACGTGAACATTTCGTTGAGGTGTTTGTAGCGGCGGAGTACCTGCGCATTCCTGCCCTGATCAACCAGTGCTGGACTTGCGTGGACGATACGGAAGCATTGATGGAAGATCGTGCTTTTCGGTTGTACACTGAGGCAATTCCTTTCCAGCACACCGTTCTACAGAACATGATGCTGAGAagaatttgcaaatttttcctTACTCTTGTCGCTTCCGACGAGTTTCTTCATCTACCGATAGAAGACTTAACTATCCTGTTGAATTCCAACTATATCGGAGTGTTCTCCGAGGCAGATGTTCTGTATGCTGCGGCCGTTTGGCTTATAGGTGAATGGGAAAGTCGCAGCAAATACGTCAGCGTTGTAATGAAACTGGTACGTTTTCCATTAATGAGTCAGTCTCTGCTGTCCAACTTGATCAAATGCGAAGAAGACGAACGTATTCATGGTATCTTGCAGCATGATGCAACGAAAAATCTTGCCATTCAAGCGTTGACCGATTTGTG TCAACTAACATCTGAACCACGGTCTGGTTCCTCAAGCCTCGGTTTTCATATAGTGAGAAAACCTGTTCAACGGATCTGGCTGAGAGATCCAACCGTATTGATGCAGGGAGATGAACCAATTGGACGTAGATCTCAGCGACAGGAATGTACTTTTGGTGAATTTATGAAACGATCGGATCATTTGGTTTCCAACCCAGACAGCTGGCTCAGTTGGGAGATAATTGAGCTCGATGATGATTGCAAGGTGCCCTCATCAAACGTAGCCTTTCATGAAGGAAATTCAAACACGGAATAG